From the Anaerobacillus alkaliphilus genome, the window TACTGCGACAACCACAAAGGAAATAGCTCAAGTAGCAGGAATTGCAGAGATAACTTTATTCAGAAAGTATCATTCCAAACAAGAAATACTCGATAATTTAATTGAAACCTACACATCTTCGTTTAAACATAGATTATTTTCAGATAATGCTTTGGTCTATGACCTTGAAATAGATCTTGCTAACGTAAGTAGAATATATCAAACCTTCATGGAAGAAAACCAAAGAATTGTTCTATTAGCTTACAAGGAAAGTGGTATTCATGATGAGATTTCTGAACGGCTAACGGCAAATCCTAGGCTTATGAAAGAATATCTCGTTGGGTATCTAGAGGAAATGAAAAGAAGGGAAGAAATAAACAATCTAGACATTGATCTAACTGTTATGAGCTTTATGTGGATGAATTTAGGTTACTTTTCTTCAAAATTTATTTCAGTTAAAAAAGTGGCGATTGTTCCATTAGATACCTTTATTGAACATAGTGTAAAAGTTTTTGCAAAAGGGTTAAAAAATCCCAACTAATGCATTCATAAATCACATCCTGGAAACTCATACTATCATTGTTAACTAACCGAAAGGGGTAATTGATGATGGATGAAATGATGAATACTGGTTCGTATGAAGAGATCCTTCACGACTATAAGTTGGGTTTAGGCCATTTCACAGAAAAAATGCCGCATATCGCAAGAAAGTTTAATGCTTTTACGGAAGCTTGTTTTGAGGAAGGGAAGTTATCTCAAAAAGAAAAGCAATTAATCGCCTTAGGAATAAGTGTTTATTCTCAGGATGAATATTGTATTATTTATCATACAAAAGGCTGTATTGACCAAGGTTGTACTGAGGAAGAGATTTGGGAAGCTATTGGTGTAACAGGGGCGTTTGGTGGAGGCGCTGCAATAAGCCAAGCGGTAACGCTAGTACAAGATTGTATGGAAGAATTTAGTCAATCGATTAATTAAATTACGTTGCAAGAGAATTGGCTCAAGTTTAGCTAATTCTCTTTTTTTATCCTAATACTTTTAAATGTTCTTATTGACATTGTAAAAAAAAGGGAGTAAGATAGTCTCTGTCAACTAACTGTATTACTACTCATAGTACACGCAATACAATTTTTGCAGAAACTGTAACCTTTACCTAGGCTCGAACGTCAATAAAATATATCAAACATAAAGGAGTATTAGTATGTTTAAAAAGCTAGTTACAAATCATTTTCCACTTTTATATTTACTATCCATCCCTTTGTTACACACAATTTATGATTACTTAAATAAGAACCATACAGAAGCAACAAATATTATGACAACCATCGATAAACAAATTCCTTTTATACCTGAATTTATTATTCCATATATCGGTTGGTATTTTTTTATGTTTTTTTACTTAATCTATTTCTATCAAAAAGATAGAAAAATATATTACGAGAGTTTAATTGCTACAAATGTGGGGATGGTCGTATGTTATCTGTTTTATTTCTTTTTCCAAACAACCTTTCCAAGACCAGTGGTAACAGGAAATGAGTTCCATATTAATTTAGTCCGATTTATCTATTCCAATGATCAGCCTTATAATTGTTTTCCGAGTATTCATGTTCTTACAACGTTTATCATCATGTACGGAATGTACCGAAGTGAGATTCATAGTTTTTTTAATCGATATTTTGTCTACGTCTTTGGCTTATTAATCATATTATCAACAGTCTTTGTTAAGCAACACTCTATTTTGGACGGTATTGCCTCTATAATCCTAGTGATCTCGAGTTTTGCAATTATTAGTAGGTTAGAATTGGCATCATTACTAATAATGAAGGAAAAAGTTTTAAAGCCAGCTTTGTACTATAAACAACACTCACATCACTAATAACCTTGAAATAGCTAGGAAAAGTGAGGGATTTTCCACATCTTATCGTTGAGAACGTGAGATCGCTGCTAAGGGAAACAGAGTCAACTATATAGCGCTAGAGACCTTTTGTTCAGATAAAGTGGTTATGTTACGATAAGACCGTAGTAAAAATGAGAAAGGGTTGATTTATTATCCATCAAATCGAGGTAGACCATACGAATGAAATGGAAAAAGCAATGCGCCAATCACATGGAATAGGTTATGCTGATTACAATCGAAAATTAGAAAATCGTCTCCGTGTTGAAAGAAGGCGAGAACAAGACCATAAAGAGTCAATGCAAATGGTATCGAATATTAGAATGAATATGAAACATTTATAGATACGAAAAGTATGCCAGAGCAGATTTCTGGCATACTTTTTATGTTCTTCTATACATGGGTATTTTTTTAGAGTTATTACAATTGATAGGAGTTTTCAATTAGAAATTTTCTTCATGAAATTGGTTAAAAACTCTAGACTTTTCTCAATTAATGCTTGATAATTGATTATTAGTTGGGGTTATCTAATTGAGAATTAAAAGTTCAACTCAAACTAGAGTGACATATATTTCAAACCGTGTACATGTTTTTAGGGGCAATAAGCAAACTAGGGATTGATACTATATAAAAATAGGAGGATTTCAAGTGAGATTTTAAGCAAAATGGACTTTCTATACATAGTAGTTTAAAAAGTATCGAAATAAAAGTCGTCAAACTTGAAGTGGAATTCTATTTGTTATAAGATTGTAATGAGAATAGATTGAGAATATAGGTTTAAAAATTTATATCGTAAATCTTAACATCGTTTAATGGAGGGAAAAAACAATGACAGCAACAAACTTAACAGTGAAAGACCTTCGTGTTGCTATTGAAGGGAAAGAAATCTTAAAAGGTTTTAACATTGAGGTTAAAGGTGGGGAAATCCACGCAATCATGGGACCTAATGGAACAGGTAAATCTACACTTGCTTCTGCGTTAATGGGACACCCGAAATATGAGGTGACCGGTGGAGAGGCTTCATTAAACGGTAAAGACCTTTTAGAGATGGAAGTAGATGAAAGAGCACGTGAAGGTTTATTCTTAGCGATGCAATATCCAAGTGAAATTTCAGGGATTACAACTGCTGATTTTTTACGTTCAGCTATTAACGCAAAACGCGGTGAAGGAAATGAAATTTCATTAATGAAATTCATCCGTCAATTAGATGAAAAAATGAAAGTGTTAGAAATGGATGAAGAGTATTCTCAACGTTACTTAAACGAAGGCTTCTCTGGTGGAGAGAAGAAACGTAATGAAATCCTTCAATTATTAATGACTGAACCGAAAATCGCAATTTTAGATGAGATCGATTCAGGTTTAGACATCGATGCACTTAAAGTTGTATCTAATGGCGTAAATGCAATGCGTGGTTCTGAGTTTGGCTGTCTAATCATCACTCACTATCAACGTCTATTAAATTACATCACTCCAGACTTTGTGCACGTAATGATGCAAGGTCGTATTGTGAAATCGGGTGGTCCTGAGTTAGCTCACCGTTTAGAAGCTGAAGGATATGACTGGATTAAAGAAGAGTTAGGAATTGAAGACGAAACTGTAGGGCAAGAAGCATAATTGGTCATTTAGAGGAGGTAAGAAAATGTCAGTGGATACGCAACTACAATTTGATCGTGAGTACGTAACCAACTTCTCAAAAGACGCCAATGAGCCTGAATGGTTCCTAAATCAACGCCTTTCGTCTTTAGAGCTAGTTGGAACAAAAGAATTACCAAAACCTGATAAAACAAAAATTGATAATTGGAACTTTAGCCAATTTTCTCATACAGTAACAGCAGTAGGAACAGAGCTTCCTGAGCAAGTGAAAGGGCTTATGTCAGAAGATGATACGCAAAACGTCCTTGCTTTAAGGAACGGTCAACTTGCTCACTCAAAGCTATCAGCTCAATTAGAAGAACAAGGTGTTGTTTTTACTGATTTTGCTACTGCTTTAAAAGAGCATAGTGATTTAGTTCAAAAGTATTTTATGAAAGAAGCTGTCACGCAGGACGAAAATCGTTTAACAGCTCTTCATGCAGCATTACTTAATGGTGGGACGTTTATTTATGTTCCGAAAAACGTTGAAGTAGAGCTACCTCTTCAAGCAATTTATTCAATTGGTGGCGGTGCTGGGTTATTCAACCACGTACTAATCGTTGCAGATGAAAACAGTACAGTAACATATGTTGAGAACTATGTTTCTGAAGACAATGAAACAGCAGTTGCTAACATCATTGCTGAAGTTTACGCACTACAAGGTTCAACAGTTTCTTTTGGTGCAGTTGATAATTTTGCTACTGGTGTAACTACGTATGTTGTACGTCGTGGACATACTGAAAGAGATGCGAAAATCTTATGGGCACTTGGGCAGTTTAATGACGGTAACACTGTTTCAGAAAACAAAACATTCTTAGTTGGTGAAGGTTCGTTCACTGATAAGAAGACGGTAACGATCGGAACAGGTGAACAACGTCAAAACTTTACATCACATGTTGTTCATTATGGTAAACATACTGAAGGTTTAATTTTAACTCACGCTGTTATGAAAGATAGTGCTACCTCAATCTTTAACGGTATTTCTAAAATTGAGCATGGTGCTTCAAAGTCAAATGGAGTGCAAACAGAACGCGTCTTAATGCTAAGCGAAAAAGCGCGTGGTGATGCAAATCCAATCCTATTAATTGATGAAGATGATGTAACTGCAGGTCACGCAGCGAGTGTTGGCCGCATTGATCCACTGCAAATGTTCTATTTAATGAGCCGTGGGATACCGAAGAAAGAAGCAGAACGCCTTGTTATACATGGCTTCTTAGCGCCAGTCGTGAAAGAAATGCCTGTTGACGCTGTAAAAACGCGTTTAATCGAGGTTATAGAAAGGAAAGTTAACTAATGAATGTTAAAGAAGTCCGTAAAATGTTCCCAATCCTTGACCAACAGGTAAATGGCAACCCCCTTGTCTATCTTGATAGTGCTGCGACATCGCAAAAACCTATTCAAGTCATTGAAAAGTTAAATGAGTATTATCGTAAATACAATTCTAATGTTCACCGAGGTGTGCATACACTAGGAACATTAGCAACTGATGGATATGAAGGTGCGAGGGAGAAAGTTCGGAAGTTTATTAATGCAAAGTCAACGGAAGAAATTATTTTCACAAGAGGAACAACGACAGCACTTAATCTTGTTGCGTCAAGTTACGGACGGGCGAATGTAGGCCCTGGTGATGAAATTGTTATTACACCAATGGAACACCATTCAAACATCATTCCTTGGCAGCAAGTTGCGAAAGCTACAGGAGCAACTCTAAAATATATTCCTTTACAACAAGATGGTACGATTGATTTAGCTGATGTTGAAAACACAGTGACAGAAAATACGAAGATCGTATCAGTAATGCAAGTGTCTAATGTACTTGGGTGTATTAATCCAATTAAAGAGATTGCTGCAATTGCCCATCGAAATGGAGCAGTTATGGTCGTTGATGGTGCTCAAAGTACTCCGCATATGAAGATTGATGTGCAAGATCTAGACTGTGATTTCTTTGCATTATCTGCTCATAAAATGTGTGGACCAACTGGCATCGGTGCTCTTTATGGAAAGAAAGCACTACTAAACAAAATGGACCCAATTGAATTTGGTGGTGAAATGATTGACTTCGTTGGTCTGCAAGAATCAACGTGGAAAGAGCTTCCTTGGAAATTCGAAGGAGGTACACCAATTATCGCTGGTGCCATCGGCTTAGGAGCAGCGATCGATTTTCTTGAAGAAATTGGCTTAGAGAATATCGAGAAGCATGAGCATACACTAGCACAATATGCCCTTCATCGTCTAAGTGAAGTGGAAGGCGTAACGGTCTATGGCCCGCAAAAACGCGCTGGACTTGTTACATTTAATTGCGATGATGTCCATCCTCATGACGTTGCAACAGTGCTAGACTCTGAAGGGATCGCAGTAAGAGCAGGTCATCATTGTGCTCAGCCTTTGATGAAGTGGTTGGATGTAACAGCTACTGCTAGAGCAAGCTTTTACCTTTACAACACAGAAGAGGAAATCGATGCTTTTGTAAAAGCATTAATAAAAACAAAGGAGTACTTCGGCAATGTCTTTAGGTAATAATTTAGATACTCTTTATCGTCAAG encodes:
- a CDS encoding TetR/AcrR family transcriptional regulator; this encodes MPEETRRRILEAAMSLMSIKGYTATTTKEIAQVAGIAEITLFRKYHSKQEILDNLIETYTSSFKHRLFSDNALVYDLEIDLANVSRIYQTFMEENQRIVLLAYKESGIHDEISERLTANPRLMKEYLVGYLEEMKRREEINNLDIDLTVMSFMWMNLGYFSSKFISVKKVAIVPLDTFIEHSVKVFAKGLKNPN
- a CDS encoding carboxymuconolactone decarboxylase family protein, whose protein sequence is MMNTGSYEEILHDYKLGLGHFTEKMPHIARKFNAFTEACFEEGKLSQKEKQLIALGISVYSQDEYCIIYHTKGCIDQGCTEEEIWEAIGVTGAFGGGAAISQAVTLVQDCMEEFSQSIN
- a CDS encoding phosphatase PAP2 family protein, with product MFKKLVTNHFPLLYLLSIPLLHTIYDYLNKNHTEATNIMTTIDKQIPFIPEFIIPYIGWYFFMFFYLIYFYQKDRKIYYESLIATNVGMVVCYLFYFFFQTTFPRPVVTGNEFHINLVRFIYSNDQPYNCFPSIHVLTTFIIMYGMYRSEIHSFFNRYFVYVFGLLIILSTVFVKQHSILDGIASIILVISSFAIISRLELASLLIMKEKVLKPALYYKQHSHH
- the sufC gene encoding Fe-S cluster assembly ATPase SufC — protein: MTATNLTVKDLRVAIEGKEILKGFNIEVKGGEIHAIMGPNGTGKSTLASALMGHPKYEVTGGEASLNGKDLLEMEVDERAREGLFLAMQYPSEISGITTADFLRSAINAKRGEGNEISLMKFIRQLDEKMKVLEMDEEYSQRYLNEGFSGGEKKRNEILQLLMTEPKIAILDEIDSGLDIDALKVVSNGVNAMRGSEFGCLIITHYQRLLNYITPDFVHVMMQGRIVKSGGPELAHRLEAEGYDWIKEELGIEDETVGQEA
- the sufD gene encoding Fe-S cluster assembly protein SufD — protein: MSVDTQLQFDREYVTNFSKDANEPEWFLNQRLSSLELVGTKELPKPDKTKIDNWNFSQFSHTVTAVGTELPEQVKGLMSEDDTQNVLALRNGQLAHSKLSAQLEEQGVVFTDFATALKEHSDLVQKYFMKEAVTQDENRLTALHAALLNGGTFIYVPKNVEVELPLQAIYSIGGGAGLFNHVLIVADENSTVTYVENYVSEDNETAVANIIAEVYALQGSTVSFGAVDNFATGVTTYVVRRGHTERDAKILWALGQFNDGNTVSENKTFLVGEGSFTDKKTVTIGTGEQRQNFTSHVVHYGKHTEGLILTHAVMKDSATSIFNGISKIEHGASKSNGVQTERVLMLSEKARGDANPILLIDEDDVTAGHAASVGRIDPLQMFYLMSRGIPKKEAERLVIHGFLAPVVKEMPVDAVKTRLIEVIERKVN
- a CDS encoding cysteine desulfurase — its product is MNVKEVRKMFPILDQQVNGNPLVYLDSAATSQKPIQVIEKLNEYYRKYNSNVHRGVHTLGTLATDGYEGAREKVRKFINAKSTEEIIFTRGTTTALNLVASSYGRANVGPGDEIVITPMEHHSNIIPWQQVAKATGATLKYIPLQQDGTIDLADVENTVTENTKIVSVMQVSNVLGCINPIKEIAAIAHRNGAVMVVDGAQSTPHMKIDVQDLDCDFFALSAHKMCGPTGIGALYGKKALLNKMDPIEFGGEMIDFVGLQESTWKELPWKFEGGTPIIAGAIGLGAAIDFLEEIGLENIEKHEHTLAQYALHRLSEVEGVTVYGPQKRAGLVTFNCDDVHPHDVATVLDSEGIAVRAGHHCAQPLMKWLDVTATARASFYLYNTEEEIDAFVKALIKTKEYFGNVFR